The segment aactcaggttttttttttttggttttttttttacactattcTTTaactattttcttcctcttcaccaCTGAGGAGGGCCGTTGACTTAAGAGTCAGCAAATGCTCAACCGACACTAAAGATCCCCGGCTCTTGGCATGCTGAGCTTCAAAATCTTCTCCTCAATTATTATCAGCTTTAGAAGACCTGCCCTTCTTATAACTACCATCAGCAATGTCATTTTCCCATTTTCAACTCATCTGTAGAGAATAAAGGGCCCCAAATCCAAGTTACTGCTGCAACATACACGGCTGCACAGATGGAGTCCGTGAGGCTGCTCAGAGCATGCTGCAGGCTGGCAGGCAGCCACACCCCAGACCCACCGCTCATGAGGTTTCCTTCTCAGCTGCTGCACCAAAGTCCAAACTCGTTACCCAAAAGGCAACTGGGGTGTCAATTTACAATGTACCAAAGTACAGGTTGTTTCTAAGACAAACTTTTAAAAGCTGACTGCTCAGCACTGTTTCAGAACCACCTAATGAGGTATCTGATTTGCACTCTTTTGCCCCTTACACCCTAGCCCCAAAGGCCCGAATACGAATGAGGAATGTGTCTATGGATCACTGGCACTCAGcaacacacacatacctgcacTTCACAAAGAAGCTGCAGGACTGCAGCCAGGGTGCATAGGTTTGCACGGCACCAAGGGAAGCCAAGCTAGTCGGCACACGCCACAGGCCTGTTACTCATCCTGGGTTTCTCATTCTCTCTGCCTTGTTGATGGAAAAGGCTTGTCACATGTGCAAGTGGCGATCCTGAGTCTTCGCAGGTACTTCTTGCAGTGGAATAATGTGAGCAGAACATAGTCTCTCccttcccacctcacccccagcTGCTGGGAGTAACTAGGCCTACAGGAAAGAGAATCCATGTACTTCATAGACTCCACAGGAGTGGGTGGGCAATCCTCTGGGGCTAGTCTATTTGTACTTGCAGCCCATGTGCAAAACCAAATGAAACCATACActccaagatggcagagaagtTGCAGAGCAACTGATTCTGAACTGTGGGCATGCTGCTTTCTCTCACACAATCCTCTCAATTTTCCCAGCCAGCCTCACCTCTCTGAGGGACAGAGATAATAAAGAGCAAAGAGAGCTGTGTGTgtcacagaaatcccttgcattcctatacactaacaatgagaaaacagaaagagagattaaggaaacaattccattcaccattgcaaagaaaagaataaaatatttaggaatatatctacctaaagaaacaaaagacctatatatagaaaactataaaacactggtgaaagaaatcaaagaggacacaaatagatggagagatatactgtgttcatggatcagaagaatcaatatagtgaaaatgagtatactcctcaaagcaatctatagatgcaatgtaatccttatcaagctaccaatggtatttttcagagaactagaacaaataatttcacaatttgtatgaaaatacaaaaaacctcgaatagccaaaccaatcttgagaaagaagaatggaactggaggaataaacctgcctgacttcaggctctactacaaagccacagtcattgagacagtatggtactggcacaaagacagaaatatagatcaacggaacaaaatagaaaccccagagataaatccatgcacccatggacaccttatctttgacaaaggaggcaagaatatacaatgcagaaaggacaatctctttaacaagtggtgctgggaaaactggtcaaccacttgtaaaagaatgaaactagctCTTTGAGGAAGACGTGGTCGTGGCTGCCGCGGACCTTTGTCCGCCCGCTCCTGCTCCTGACTCACCGCTGTTCGCTCTCGCCAAGGAACAAGTCGGTCAGGAAGCCACGCCGCAGCCATGGCCTTTAAAGACACTGGCAAGACTCCTGTGGAGCCAGAGGTGGCCATTCACCGGATTAGGATCACCCTCACCAGCCGCAACGTGAAGTCTCTGGAGAAGGTGTGTGCTGACCTGATCAGAGGCGTGAAGGAAAAGAATCTCAAAGTGAAAGGACCAGTTCAGATGACTACCAGGACTCTGAGAAAAACTACGAGGAAAACTCCTTGTGGTGAAGGTTCTAAGACTTGGGATCGATTCCAAATGAAGATTCACAAGCGACTCATTGATCTGCACAGTCCTTCTGAAGTTGTCAAGCAGATCACTTCCATCAGTATTGAGCCGGGAGTCGAGGTGGAAGTCACCACTGCCGATGCCTAAATCAACCTTTTTAATAAATCAATAatcagttgttaaaaaaaaaaaaaagaatgaaactagaacactttctaacaccatacacaaaaattaactcaaaatggattaaagatctaaatgtaagaccaggaactataaaactcctagaggaaaacataggcaaaacactctctgacataaatcacagcaggatcctctatgacccacctcccagaatattggaaacaaaagcaaaaataaacaaatggggcctaattaaaattaaaagcttctgcacaacaaaggcaactataagcaagatgaaaagacagccttcagaatgggagaaaataacagcaaacgaagcaacggacaaagaattaatctcacaactatacaagcaactcttgaagctcaatttcagaaaaataaatgacccaatcaaaaagtgggccaaagaactaaacagacatttctccaaagaagacatacagatagctaacaaatgtatgaaaagatgctcaacatcactcattatcagagaaatgcaaatcaaaaccacaatgaggtaccatttcacgccagtcagaatggctgctatccttTAAAAGtcaacaagcaataaatgctggagagggtgtggagaaaagggaaccctgttacttacactgttggtgggaatgcaaactagtacagccactatggagaacagtgtggagattccttaataaactggaaatagaactgccatataacccagcaatcccactgctgggcatacacaccaaggaaaccagaattgaaagagatacgtgtaccccaatgttcatcgcagcactgtttataacagacaggacatggaagcaacctagatgtccatcagcagatgaatagataagaaagctgtggtacatatacacaatggaatattactcagccattaaaaagaatacatttgaatcagttctaatgaggtggatgaaactggagtctattatacagagtgaagtaagccagaaagaaaaacaccaatacagtatactaacgcatatatatggaatttagaaagatggtaacgataactctgtatgcaagacagcaaaagacacacagatgtacagaacagtctttcggactctgtgggagagggcgaggttgggatgatttgggagaatggcattgaaacatgtataatatcatatgtgaaaggaatcaccagtccaggtttgatgcatgatacagggtgcttggggctggtacactgagatgacccagagggatgggatggggagggaggtgggaggggggttcaggatggggaacacatgtacaccagtggcggattcatgtcaatgtatggaaaaccaatacaatattgtaaagtaaaataattaatttaaaaattaataataaaataaaatgaagcattaaaaaaaacacaagaacaaaaaaaagagagctgtgtgtgtgtgttaagttgcttcagtcatgtctgactctttgcgaccctatggactgcagccaaccaggctcctctgtccatgggattctccaggcaagaacactggaatgggctgccatgtcctcctccaggggatcttaccaacccagggatcaaacccacatctcttaggtctcctgcattagcaggagagggttctttaccactagtgccacctgggaagcccaaagacagcTGGGCCTTCTGCAAATGTGGGCTGGCCCATTACAGTCAAATCTTGTTTTGTGGACTACTCTGTTActcaactgttaaaaaaaaaaaaaaaggcgattACTCAGAATGGGTTTTAGCATTTATCTACCAGCAATCTGAACAGTGTGTCTGGGGCCTTAgttttcacaaaaaaaaaaaaagggaaaaaaccacTGGTCTTTAAAAGCAGCAACATGATGTCAAAGTTAATGTCTTGAGGCTTCAAGCTAAGCCCTCGTCCCTCTCCTGCACCAGGGCCCATACCCACAGTGGCAGCTGAGCCTCTGCTGGCCTACACCCTGCCCTAGCGACAGGCTGGGATGATCCCCAAAGAGGAGCCGCTGACTTCCCAGGGTTCCAAACCTGATGCCTGCCCTGGACATGCTCTGGGTCCGTGCCAGGGAGCTTGGGGTGGGTCAGCTGGGAGGGGCAGGCCCCGCCCAGGCCCAGTGGCTGGTATGGAAACTGTCACTATGTTCCTGACTTAGGCAAACTGGGCAGTACTTCCCTTGGCAATCATTTACTCTTCCCTCTTTCTACTGGAACTTAATAGATCTTGCGATGATGTGTTTGTCCCCACTGATGCAATCTCCCTcaacaataatttattttctcaattttcactttctataAACAGCAGCTACTAGTAGTCTATTAAGAAGAATACTTTCTGACTGATCCTCTTTGGTATTATTTATAGTCCAAAGCTACCCAATCTCCTTATTTACAATTGTGAACGGGTGGAGGGCATGGGTCGAGGGCACAGAACTCAGCACGGACAAGGATTCTGCACACTGTACCCCGACTCCTGATTAGGCACAAGGTGACCCATGTTGTCTGGATCTGAGCAATCATCCCTGGTCAATCCCAACCTAAAACGAGCAGCATGGAATCCACCGCACTTCGTGCCTGGCTCCACTGGGCCCACCTGGGCATAGCACCTCCACAGGGGCCCTGGTCAAAGTTTAGCTCGAGCTGGCACCTAACACCTGCTCCTACCCAGACAGCACTAACCTCGTGGCCTAAGTTGCTGTGCCCTGCCAGGGGAAGCTGCGGGTGGCCATAGGCCACGGGCAATGTGCGACCACGCTCACCCAAGACAGAAGCCCTGTACCAGGCCATCCCTCTCTCCAAGGACCCAAGAGCGGTGGACAGAGCTGgggttctcctcctgcccacctgAAGGCATATTCTAGCTTACTCTGGTCAGCTAATATTCCCCAAAGCCACATTTTTCCTAATGCTGCTGCTCTCTTCTCAGAATCTGAGAAAGGCTGCCCATTTCTTTCTGTAAGTCTAAATGTTTCTCCTGGATGTGCCAGGCTCTCCACAATTTGGTCTGTCCTGTTTCTCTGACGTCAAGTCCCGCTAGGCTACCCCCACCATTGGGCTTACTCACCCATGTTCGTGGCCTCAGGTCAGCCTGCTGGCTCTTCTCagctcctccttcccctctcaaACGTCCTTTCTTACCCGACATCAGCTTaacacccccctcccccgacAGTGCAAGGCCTGGCCTCAGTGCTCTCTTCTGTAGGAATTCCCTTTCTCTGAAATGAAGTGCCCACGACTTCACAATTTAGCCCACACTTACTACTGTTTTGTTCACCGTTGCTATGCATGAGTCGGTCTTGCCTTTCCAGGGTACCATGAGCATCTCAAAAGAACAGCAAATCCACGTTCTCCAGCCTGAGCACACTGAAGGCACTGGACAAAAACGTGATAGAGTCTGTGCCCAGAAGGGCTGATACCTCTTACAACATGGACTGTTTAAATGCTTAAAAAGACCCCAGTTCTTGCATCTCAGGGAGTCTCTCCCCCTCAATACCCCACTCCTGGACCCAGTCCTGGCAAATCCTGACACTTCTGCCTGCAGAGAGTGAGCATTCCAGCTCTCATCAAAGCGTCAAACAAAAGATTTCACAACACCCCCATCCCGCTTCAGGCTCCAAAGCTCTTCAAGGGCACCCTGTTTAAACAAGAGGTGCGGTATATTTTTGGGAAATGATGAAGCAACTTcccataagagaaaagaaaaaaattccccaaGTGCAAAAaggcttctttaaaaaacaaatataacacCCTGCCTTGCCAAgggcagagagaaagaatttGACATCCAAGCTCTTCATCCTTGGCAAAGAAGCCTGCTGTGCAGGAGCAGGAGAGACAAGCCGTggtgggtgggagagggaaggaggcaaaTCCTCCCGGCCAGGCGTAGAGTGCAGCAGTTCTCAGAACTGGTGGCCCTACCTAATGCCTAATTTCATTCTGCCAAGGTGCCATGGAAgctccccatctcctccttctcttcctggacTCCTTCAACAGCAGATGTGACCCTGCCAAGCTGGGTGCTAATGCAGTATTTCACACCCACCAGAGACACTTCCACTTAAAAGCAACTgcacagggaattctctggcggtccagtggttaggactgggtGCTCTCACTGAcagggctcaggtttgatccccagtcagggaactgagatcccacaagctgcaccaCACAAAACAACTATGGTAACTCCTTTGGAGgagttgcttagtcactaagttgtgtctgactccttgcaactccatggactacagcctgctgggctcctctgtccatggaattttcccagcaagaatactggaatgggttgccacttcctttggAGGATGGTAAAATCCTTTTGCAATGATcgcattcttctttttttttttaatggggaggTCGgtatgttttgtattttatacattatGTTTGATCATAAGGATTATTTTCTCACATATTCCAGAGTGTCTGCATTTCAGCGGAGGGCGCACGAACAAACTGGGTTAGGAGGAGAAAATTCGTATCATTTTGCTTGATCTGCAAGGCTTACCTAACTACTCCTCATCTTTCATCTTTATAACTACTGCTAATCAAACAGTACAGCAACATTAGCAGTACTTTtcaaataagaagaaagaaaagcatcacCCGCAAAGGAAACCACTCAGGTCCATGTCCATATAAAGGCCTAATGTATTCATACCCAGTAACCAGTATCTGTGTGTTTAGACCTCACTTTGGCATAAGCCCCTTCTCCCTGAACTGGAGAATTCATGCCCATATGGCCTGTTTGCATGAACCAGGAGGCAGTGTGCAACGGATCAATCCTAGCTTTGCCCTTATCAGCAACACAGCAAAGAATAACTTGTCCCCTTCTGCTTCTTACTCTCCCAATCTACCTAGTGACCATTCTCAAGAACCAATGAAAGGGCCATAAACAAGCTGTCAAAGAAAGTCTCATCTTTCAGACACAAAAATGATGTGAAGAAGGCTCCTGCAAGCTCAGAGTCTCTGACTTGCAGCCCCTTCTTAGGTCCCCACCCCAACCTCCTACAGCAAGCACACAGGCCTGCAGGCGTTCATGTGGGAGCCCCCTTTCTCTAGAACCATGTGGATTCCTGCTACAAAGCTCTTTCAGAAAAGAAGTTAATCTACCTAGTCTGCATCTTTAACAGATTTCCAGAGtttgtgaaattttctttttttaagctgcTGAAGGGGAAGCAGGAGTCTGGGTGTGGCTAAATGGAAAACACAACACCATCCAGAATTCCCTCCCTGAGCAGCGCCTTTCTGCTGGCAGCGTTATCGCATACATACAACTCATGCATCACTTTCAAAATACGCTAGTCAATTTGAAATAAAtgtcagtttattatttttttcaaaacgaGCAGTAACTGTGGGGGACTAGGTGCTTTCATTTGTCTGTTCAGCACATTCCCGCCCTTGCAAGTAAGACATGCTGGAAGACAATTTATTAGGATGTCTACATCAGCTCCttaaccacaaaaaagaaatcccCTTCGCTTGTGGTTACTAAAGAACCGGAGTGCAAAGTGACAGGAGTCAACGCAGTAAACAATTTATGGGGAAGGAACTTGCGGGAAGGGAAGGAGATGGAGCAGCTGTCCCCCAGAAAAGCCACAAGTGAAACAAAGACTAAAAAGAGGTCAACTCCAAGTCTTCATTTTAATTGGAAAGGCTGAGTTAGTAGGGATGAAAGATGAAAGGGATGATCATCTTAGAATCTGTATTTGAGTTTTGTGGGGCCTGGCTGAGAGTCAAACAAGCTCTCCCCTGACACATGGGGCACATACAAACACTTCTAAAACATAACTAAGgggtaaataatataatttatggTGTTGCTTTACTGAAAAGATCGGCAGTCAAAGCAGCATCTGAGGTGAAGGGAACAGCATCAGCGAGGCACTGGGGGCCCATCTGATGGTGTGTCATGGGAATAAACGCCTGGTGGCGTTTCCCGGACCGAGCATAGGCTAGGGAAGTGGCTGGAGAGATTGCACAGGTGAGGGTACAGACCTTAATAGCAGCCTCACAGCAAGCTTtgagtttgcttttgttttaaggGGAGAAGAATCATGCTaagtctgagatttttttttttttttaaatctttaaactttacaatattgtattggttctgccatatatcgaaatgaatccgccacaggcatacacgtgttccccatcctgaaccctcctccctcctccctccccataccatccctctgggtcttcccagtgcaccagacccaagcatccggtatcgtgcatcgaacctggactggtgactcgtttcatatatgatattatacatatttcaatgccattctcccaaatcatctcaccctctccctctcccacagagtccaaaagactgttctatacatcagtgtcttttttgctgtctcatatacagggttattgttaccatctttctaaattccatatatatgcgttagtatactgtattggtctttttccttctggcttaagTCTGAGATTTTGAGTTATGCTGCCTGCAGGGTAGAAGACAGATTTGAGGGGAGGGAGGTAAGGAATATACTGGAAACAGAGAAACCAGTTAAGAGTCTAGTGAAAGGTGAGGCCTTGGATGTTAgcagtactttttcttttttttttttccccttaaagggGGCTACCATTTATGCCCCCAACTGTAGTTAACCTGGCAGCTGCCTGCCTGcacactgcccccacccccctgcccagcCAGCCCGCCCGGACACAACCAGGAAGAAGAGAGCTTCCTGGTTCCTTCTCTAAAAGGAACTCAAACGTCCAGTGGAAAATGGGGGCTTTAGAGAGGGTAGGCGCTTTCAGAATCCCTGTCACTGGTGAGTTCtggtccttggacagcaagttgTGATGAACTAATAAACACAAGGATCCAAAATCAGAGTGCACCAGCATCTCAAGGAGACACGGCAATAACCTGCAGAATGCTAGGACCCTCTCTTAAACAAAGGATCTGGGAAAGGTGACTAAATCCCTGCCTATCCTTCCATCCACACTGCTCCCCTCACCCCAAAAAGCTCAAAAAAATTCTGCTATAAAAAAAGGCATGGAAAATGTTCTATTAAGGCTCTACAAATGTTCTGAGAAGGTATAAAATTAAGTGGCTGAAGGGCCTGGGAAACGGCAGACAGCATCCACAAAAGTACACTAGTAAACTTGTAGAAGAAAGACTtatgtggtggtccagtggtgaatccacctgccaaagaagCAGACGCCAGTTTAATCCCCGGGGTCCCGGAAGATTTCAcacgctgcagggcaactaagcctgtgcgccacgaCTACCGAGGCCCcaccctagagcccctgctccacagcaagagaagcccgtgcaccgcaactagaggagACCCCGCTTGCCGCAACTACAGAAGGCCTGTGCTCAGCAAGGAAGACCTACGGcagccataaagaaagaaagaaattgaaaaaaaacttctagaagaaaatatgagcCCATCTTTTATGAAATTTGAAGAGGATTTCTTaagaaagtcaaagaaaacacatttcagaaagaaataattatgaataaaggggcagtggttctcaactcttTGTTCTCAAGTCCCCCTTACACTATCAAAAATTATTGAGAATCCTCAAAGTTGTCTCTGTCTTACATCTATCAACACACACCATTGTTGAAAATAAAACTAGTTTTTATTACTAATttacaaattcatttaaaaataaaatcacagtgattgTGTCAAGACATATTATGTAGTCTCTGAAACTCCACTACACACCTGTGAAACAATGAGTGCAAAAAAGGCAAACAGTATCTTAGTAGTAATGCGAAAACTGTTTTAACCTTGTCAATCACCTGAAAAGACCCCAATGACCCTTCAGAACCACTGCCAtagataaaagttaaaataatctgCAAACTAGAAGACAGTCAAAGAAATATGAAACTCAAGAGATTCCATTTTATGtccatcagattggcaaaaattaaTATCTAACAATACTAGCTGTTGCAAAACAtatggtgctgtgcttagtcactcagttgtgtctgactctttgcaaccccatggactgtagcctgccaggctcctctgtccatgggattctccagccacgaatactgaagtgggttgccatgccctcctccagcagctcttgccaacccagggactgaacccaggtctccagcattgcgtgtggattctttatcatctgagccaccagggcagaacTATGAATTTTCATATGCATCACTAGTGGTGAAAACTCAAACAACTACTTTGGAAAGCTACTTGGTAATACACAGAAAGTTGAATACTTCTAACAATTCAGCAATACTATCGTTAGGTGTGTATGTCAGAGAAACCTTGGACACATGTACAAGGATGTTCCTTGCAGTATTGTTTTTAACAATGAAAAACTTGTCACCTATATGTCCATTAATGAGAGAGTGGTTACAAATATTCTGGTATATTAACAGTATATCAGAATTCCAACTAAAAATGGAATGCTATACCCTAGGTAAAACAAATTTATCAACATAGCTAAACCTCAAAAacaatgttgagtgaaaaaaggaAGCTACAGAAGATTACACCcactttaaaacacaaaacaatattCTGTATCACCTAGGAACGCATGAGTAAGTATGTAAAACTTGTAAtatacaaaatgcaaaaaaataaatcaatgaaat is part of the Bubalus bubalis isolate 160015118507 breed Murrah chromosome 11, NDDB_SH_1, whole genome shotgun sequence genome and harbors:
- the LOC102397182 gene encoding 40S ribosomal protein S20-like, producing the protein MAFKDTGKTPVEPEVAIHRIRITLTSRNVKSLEKVCADLIRGVKEKNLKVKGPVQMTTRTLRKTTRKTPCGEGSKTWDRFQMKIHKRLIDLHSPSEVVKQITSISIEPGVEVEVTTADA